One segment of Bacteroides caecimuris DNA contains the following:
- a CDS encoding alpha-N-acetylglucosaminidase, with the protein MIHTIIKYLLISATLFFCSCHKPKTDITTPAKQLIERQIGERAQSIHFEYIEPSDGKDIFEVIASDGRLTLRGSSSVAICYAFHTYMKEACKSMKTWSGEHITSVMPWPDYELYEQVSPYELRYFLNVCTFGYTTPYWDWERWEKEIDRMALYGVNMPLATVASEAIAERVWLRMGLNKEEIREFFTAPAHLPWHRMGNLNKWDGPLSDAWQQNQIALQHQILTRMRELGMQPIAPAFAGFVPEGFVQKHPDTQFRHMRWGGFDEEYNAYVLPPDSPFFEEIGKLFVEEWEKEFGENTYYLSDSFNEMELPIDKEDKEAKYKLLAEYGETIYKSITAGNPDAVWVTQGWTFGYQHSFWDKESLKALLSNVPDDKMIIIDLGNDYPKWVWNTEQTWKVHDGFYGKKWIFSYVPNFGGKNTMTGDLDMYASSSVKALRAANKGNLIGFGSAPEGLESNEVVYELLADMGWSSDSIDLDDWMKIYCEARYGGYPDAMEEAWKLFRKTAYSSLYSYPRFTWQTVIPDQRRISKIDLSDDYLQAIRLYASCADELKSSELYRNDLIEFVSYYVAAKAENFYKQALKDDSENRVLAAQRNLQQTVDLLMDVDRLLASHPLYRLEEWVELARNSGTTLQEKDAYEANAKRLITSWGGIQEDYAARFWSGLIKDYYIPRIQLYFTKDRNKIREWEEQWITSPWSNSTTPFDDPVEAALSLIEKTNK; encoded by the coding sequence ATGATACATACAATAATCAAGTATTTACTGATTTCAGCAACGCTTTTTTTCTGCTCATGCCACAAGCCCAAGACGGATATTACCACCCCCGCCAAACAGTTAATAGAACGTCAGATTGGGGAAAGAGCACAGTCTATCCACTTTGAATATATCGAACCATCCGACGGTAAAGATATATTCGAAGTGATAGCAAGCGACGGCCGGCTTACCCTAAGGGGAAGCAGCTCCGTTGCTATCTGTTACGCTTTTCATACGTACATGAAAGAGGCCTGCAAGAGTATGAAAACATGGAGTGGTGAACACATAACGTCGGTGATGCCATGGCCCGATTATGAACTGTATGAACAGGTGTCCCCTTATGAGTTGCGCTATTTCCTTAATGTTTGTACATTCGGCTACACTACCCCTTACTGGGACTGGGAGCGTTGGGAAAAGGAAATTGACAGGATGGCTCTTTATGGTGTAAATATGCCTTTGGCTACTGTGGCCAGCGAAGCCATTGCGGAACGGGTATGGCTGCGTATGGGATTGAACAAAGAAGAAATCCGTGAGTTTTTCACTGCCCCCGCACACCTTCCCTGGCATCGCATGGGCAATCTGAACAAGTGGGACGGTCCCTTATCTGATGCATGGCAACAGAACCAAATCGCTTTGCAGCATCAAATCCTGACCCGTATGCGCGAGTTGGGTATGCAGCCCATAGCACCTGCGTTTGCAGGTTTCGTGCCGGAAGGATTCGTCCAGAAACATCCCGACACACAATTCCGGCACATGCGGTGGGGTGGTTTTGATGAAGAGTACAACGCCTATGTATTGCCACCGGATTCACCTTTTTTCGAAGAGATAGGCAAACTGTTTGTCGAAGAGTGGGAAAAAGAGTTTGGAGAAAATACGTATTATCTCTCGGACAGTTTTAACGAGATGGAGCTGCCTATCGATAAGGAGGATAAAGAAGCGAAATATAAGTTATTGGCCGAGTATGGAGAAACGATCTATAAATCAATTACAGCCGGAAACCCGGATGCCGTTTGGGTTACACAGGGATGGACATTCGGATATCAACATTCATTCTGGGATAAAGAATCGCTTAAAGCCTTGTTAAGCAATGTACCTGATGATAAAATGATTATCATTGATTTGGGCAATGATTATCCGAAATGGGTATGGAACACCGAACAAACATGGAAAGTACATGATGGATTTTACGGAAAGAAATGGATATTCAGCTATGTACCCAACTTTGGTGGGAAAAACACCATGACAGGAGACTTGGATATGTATGCAAGCTCCTCGGTCAAAGCGTTACGTGCAGCTAATAAAGGTAACTTGATTGGGTTCGGTTCTGCCCCTGAAGGACTCGAAAGCAATGAGGTTGTTTACGAACTGTTAGCCGATATGGGATGGTCATCAGATAGTATCGACCTGGACGATTGGATGAAGATATACTGTGAGGCCCGTTATGGAGGATATCCCGATGCCATGGAGGAAGCTTGGAAGCTTTTTCGGAAAACAGCATATAGTTCTTTATATTCATACCCCCGTTTTACCTGGCAAACTGTAATTCCTGATCAACGGCGGATCAGTAAAATCGACCTTAGTGATGATTACTTGCAGGCTATACGTTTGTATGCCAGTTGTGCTGACGAACTGAAAAGCTCTGAATTATACAGAAACGACCTCATAGAGTTTGTTTCGTATTATGTAGCGGCTAAAGCTGAAAATTTTTATAAACAGGCCTTGAAAGATGATTCGGAGAATCGTGTTCTCGCAGCGCAACGTAATCTGCAACAAACTGTTGATTTGTTGATGGACGTTGACAGGCTGTTGGCTTCTCATCCTTTATATCGATTAGAAGAATGGGTGGAACTTGCGCGCAATAGCGGAACAACTCTTCAGGAAAAAGATGCTTATGAAGCAAATGCCAAACGCTTGATTACAAGTTGGGGTGGTATTCAGGAAGATTATGCTGCCCGTTTCTGGAGCGGATTGATTAAAGACTACTATATCCCTCGTATACAGCTCTATTTCACAAAAGACCGGAATAAAATCCGAGAATGGGAGGAGCAATGGATTACATCTCCTTGGAGTAACAGTACAACTCCGTTTGATGATCCGGTCGAGGCTGCATTGAGTTTAATAGAGAAAACAAATAAGTGA
- a CDS encoding endonuclease/exonuclease/phosphatase family protein, with amino-acid sequence MYSMKKYLLLFLCLTLGVAYAQDTLRVRVMTYNLRFGELASLEELAHHIKSFKPDFVALQEVDSKTDRKRTPHQKGKDFISELAYHTGMFGLYGKTIDYSTGYYGIGMLSKYPYISVQKIMLPHPVKEHERRAMLEGLFEMGNDTIVFTSTHLDVNSQETRAEQIEFITGHFKNYKYPVILGGDFNARHYSEAIRGMDSWFAASNDDFGMPAWKPVIKIDYLFAYPQKGWRVISTQTVQSLLSDHLPIITELEYVKEASKKKY; translated from the coding sequence ATGTATTCAATGAAGAAATATTTATTATTGTTTTTATGCCTGACTTTGGGCGTTGCCTATGCGCAAGATACTCTACGGGTGCGGGTAATGACCTATAATTTAAGATTTGGCGAACTGGCATCTTTAGAGGAACTTGCTCATCACATCAAATCTTTCAAGCCTGATTTTGTGGCGCTTCAGGAAGTGGATAGCAAAACAGACCGTAAGCGTACCCCGCATCAGAAGGGGAAGGATTTTATATCCGAACTTGCCTATCATACAGGGATGTTTGGGCTTTACGGAAAAACGATTGACTATTCTACCGGTTATTACGGTATTGGGATGTTAAGTAAATATCCATATATTTCTGTCCAAAAGATAATGCTGCCCCATCCGGTCAAAGAGCATGAGAGGCGGGCCATGCTGGAGGGATTATTCGAAATGGGTAATGATACCATTGTTTTTACCTCTACGCATCTGGATGTCAACTCTCAAGAAACACGGGCAGAGCAAATAGAATTTATTACCGGGCATTTCAAAAATTATAAATATCCTGTAATTTTGGGAGGTGATTTCAACGCGCGTCATTACTCCGAGGCAATACGTGGTATGGATAGCTGGTTTGCTGCAAGCAACGATGATTTTGGAATGCCGGCATGGAAACCTGTGATTAAAATCGATTACTTGTTTGCTTACCCGCAAAAAGGATGGCGTGTGATTAGTACACAAACTGTTCAGTCGCTTTTGTCAGACCATTTACCGATTATTACGGAACTGGAATATGTGAAAGAAGCATCGAAGAAAAAATATTGA
- a CDS encoding RagB/SusD family nutrient uptake outer membrane protein — protein sequence MKYSKYFLIIALFGIVTSCSDFLDRTNPNEPDNVTFWVNEDQLKNALPPCYEALQKDYLVNWSESTAETVMWGNITSGLSKVSGGKHSYTDGFPFTTYWTGAYSYIYRCNNFLDNYNKAQVAQNKKDVYAAEVKTIRALMYFYLTTFWGDVPWVGEVIQPEDAYIERTPREKVIDQLVEDLKWAAERMPEERYTGDKLGRLDRWGALAILARIALQNERWELAAKTSEYIIENSPYGLYEYEKLFHHEGDVENDPKNIEAIVYSLFVPEIRTQSLPNETCSPTDYIRLNPTKSLVDAYLCTDGKPAKTGLEYYKKTGVQTSSLYKSPEEHYVDYFQNRDPRMKMTLYAPGDKWPGGDDGDPDTDKANEIFNLPRFASLQDNNRVGANSRTGFYLKKYNDIDLAGSSVGGHGNLNVIRFAEILLIYAEATFELQGKKLTQTQIDYSINRLRDRVNMHRMNLDELSAWGMDLETELRRERRIELAGEGTRYADVMRWREGELRFGRAITGPSLKVCMNDLGANPYPDTGVDEFGDVIYEKSTAEGGARYFDATKHYLWPVPNPERQKNPLLGQNPGWEK from the coding sequence ATGAAATACTCAAAATACTTTTTAATCATTGCTTTATTTGGCATAGTTACCTCATGTAGTGATTTTCTGGATAGAACGAACCCTAACGAGCCGGACAATGTAACATTCTGGGTGAATGAAGATCAGCTTAAAAATGCCTTGCCTCCCTGTTACGAAGCTTTACAAAAAGACTATCTCGTGAATTGGAGTGAATCGACGGCCGAAACTGTTATGTGGGGGAATATTACTAGTGGACTAAGTAAGGTTTCGGGAGGCAAGCACTCTTATACTGACGGCTTCCCTTTCACTACCTATTGGACAGGAGCGTATAGCTATATTTATCGCTGCAATAATTTTCTGGACAACTATAATAAAGCGCAGGTAGCTCAAAATAAGAAGGACGTTTATGCCGCAGAAGTAAAAACCATCCGGGCGCTTATGTACTTTTACCTCACGACATTTTGGGGTGATGTACCCTGGGTAGGAGAAGTCATCCAGCCCGAAGATGCATATATCGAACGTACTCCCAGAGAGAAAGTCATTGACCAGCTCGTCGAGGATTTGAAATGGGCGGCAGAGCGTATGCCTGAAGAAAGGTATACGGGCGATAAACTGGGAAGACTCGACCGCTGGGGCGCTTTAGCTATATTGGCACGTATTGCTTTGCAAAACGAAAGATGGGAACTGGCTGCAAAAACGAGTGAATATATCATCGAAAACAGTCCCTATGGCCTGTATGAATACGAAAAACTATTTCATCACGAAGGGGATGTCGAGAATGATCCGAAAAATATCGAAGCTATCGTATATAGTCTTTTTGTACCTGAAATCCGTACACAAAGTCTGCCCAATGAAACTTGCAGTCCGACAGACTATATACGCCTCAATCCAACGAAGTCGTTAGTGGATGCTTATCTGTGTACAGACGGTAAACCGGCAAAAACCGGATTGGAATATTATAAAAAGACCGGTGTGCAGACCTCATCGTTATACAAGTCGCCTGAAGAGCATTATGTGGATTACTTCCAGAACAGAGATCCTAGAATGAAGATGACTTTATATGCTCCGGGTGACAAATGGCCGGGAGGAGATGACGGTGATCCTGATACGGATAAGGCCAACGAGATATTTAATCTGCCTCGTTTTGCTTCATTGCAAGATAATAACCGTGTGGGGGCAAATAGCCGTACAGGTTTCTATCTGAAAAAGTATAACGATATTGATTTGGCCGGCTCAAGTGTGGGTGGACATGGGAATCTCAATGTCATCCGCTTTGCCGAAATCTTGCTGATTTATGCCGAAGCCACTTTCGAACTACAAGGCAAGAAACTGACACAAACACAGATTGATTACTCCATCAACAGGCTTAGAGATCGTGTGAATATGCATCGTATGAACCTTGACGAACTTAGCGCATGGGGGATGGATCTCGAAACCGAATTGAGAAGAGAACGCCGCATTGAGTTGGCAGGTGAAGGAACAAGATACGCCGATGTGATGCGCTGGCGTGAAGGCGAACTTCGCTTTGGACGTGCCATCACCGGTCCCAGCCTGAAAGTTTGTATGAATGATTTGGGCGCCAACCCGTATCCCGATACCGGAGTGGATGAGTTTGGTGATGTTATCTACGAAAAGTCTACTGCGGAAGGCGGAGCACGCTACTTCGACGCAACGAAACATTATTTGTGGCCCGTGCCTAATCCCGAGCGCCAGAAGAATCCTCTGTTAGGACAAAATCCGGGCTGGGAAAAGTAA